The Sphaerospermopsis torques-reginae ITEP-024 genome has a window encoding:
- a CDS encoding ribbon-helix-helix domain-containing protein has translation MQSEKISISLPSPLLQFIENYKLTKGCKSRSEVIELAIELLRYQELERAYQEAATEINSEWDVTVGDGLSDETW, from the coding sequence ATGCAATCTGAAAAAATTTCCATTTCCTTACCATCCCCTTTATTGCAGTTTATTGAAAATTACAAATTAACTAAAGGTTGTAAATCTCGTTCAGAAGTGATTGAACTAGCTATAGAACTATTGCGTTATCAAGAGTTAGAACGAGCTTACCAAGAAGCAGCAACGGAAATTAACTCAGAATGGGATGTAACTGTAGGGGATGGACTCAGTGATGAAACGTGGTGA
- a CDS encoding type II toxin-antitoxin system PemK/MazF family toxin — MKRGEIYFANLSPAIGSEMDKRRPVLIVSHDANNNASTTVTILPITSNTSRIYPFEVLLNPEDSGLSKPSKVQAQQIRTISKQRILGDVVGCLNQDLIDLVNDAIKLHLALE, encoded by the coding sequence ATGAAACGTGGTGAAATATATTTTGCAAATCTCAGTCCCGCAATAGGTTCAGAAATGGATAAACGTCGTCCTGTACTTATTGTTAGCCATGATGCTAATAATAATGCTTCTACTACGGTAACGATTTTACCCATTACATCTAATACCAGTCGTATATATCCTTTTGAGGTTTTATTAAATCCAGAAGATTCTGGTTTATCTAAACCTTCTAAGGTGCAAGCGCAACAAATAAGAACAATTTCTAAACAGCGCATTTTGGGAGATGTCGTCGGGTGTTTAAATCAAGATTTGATAGATTTAGTAAATGATGCTATTAAGTTACATTTAGCTTTGGAGTAG
- a CDS encoding 16S rRNA (cytosine(967)-C(5))-methyltransferase produces MSNPRQAAFTALKEVHKGAYTDVALDRVLQKYKLPDNDRRLMTELVYGSVRRQRTLDAIINQLATKSALQQPPDLRTILHLGLYQLRYQEKIPVSAAVNTTVELAKTNGFSGLTGFVNGFLRQYLRLLETSSEPLKLPENPVERLGILYSFPNWIIEVWLKQLGFEETEKLCQWMNQTPTIDLRVNILKSDLEQVESTFKDAGILVRKIPHLPQGLRLISSTGAIQNLPGFQDGWWCVQDSSAQLVGHLLDPQPGEVIIDVCAAPGGKTTHIAELMGDKGKIYACDKTASRLRKLTENAQRLNLQSIEICTGDSRTFTQFHNIADRVLLDAPCSGLGTMHRHADARWRQTPASVQELAQIQKELLSHTANFVKPGGVLVYATCTLHPQENEEVISKFLAENSDWQIEHPSFDFLNISHPGWLKVWPHQQDMDGFFMVRLRKTKDSE; encoded by the coding sequence ATGTCTAACCCCCGTCAAGCTGCATTTACCGCCCTCAAAGAAGTACACAAAGGAGCTTATACTGATGTCGCTCTAGATCGTGTATTACAAAAGTATAAATTACCCGACAATGACCGTCGCTTAATGACAGAATTAGTCTATGGTAGTGTGAGAAGACAACGCACTTTAGACGCTATTATTAATCAACTGGCTACGAAATCAGCACTCCAACAACCACCAGACCTGCGGACAATTTTACATCTGGGTTTATATCAACTCCGTTATCAAGAAAAAATTCCTGTTTCTGCTGCTGTAAATACTACCGTAGAACTAGCAAAAACAAATGGGTTTTCTGGTTTAACTGGTTTTGTTAATGGTTTTTTACGTCAATATTTACGCCTTTTAGAAACATCCTCAGAACCATTAAAATTACCAGAAAATCCTGTAGAAAGATTAGGAATTTTATATAGTTTTCCAAATTGGATCATTGAAGTTTGGTTAAAACAATTAGGTTTTGAGGAAACAGAAAAACTCTGTCAATGGATGAATCAAACACCGACTATTGATTTAAGAGTAAATATTCTTAAAAGTGACTTAGAACAAGTAGAATCAACTTTTAAAGATGCTGGTATTTTAGTCAGAAAAATTCCCCATTTACCCCAAGGTTTAAGATTAATTAGTAGTACCGGAGCGATTCAAAATTTACCCGGTTTTCAAGATGGTTGGTGGTGTGTGCAAGATAGTAGCGCCCAGTTAGTTGGTCATTTGCTTGACCCCCAACCTGGTGAGGTGATAATTGATGTCTGTGCAGCACCAGGAGGAAAAACTACCCATATTGCAGAGTTAATGGGGGATAAGGGCAAAATTTACGCTTGTGATAAAACTGCTTCTCGTTTACGCAAACTTACTGAAAATGCTCAACGTCTCAATTTACAATCTATCGAAATCTGCACGGGGGATAGCCGCACTTTTACCCAATTTCACAACATCGCGGATCGTGTATTATTAGATGCTCCCTGTTCTGGTTTGGGTACTATGCACCGTCACGCCGATGCGCGTTGGCGACAAACTCCCGCCTCTGTGCAGGAATTAGCCCAAATTCAAAAAGAGCTATTATCACATACTGCTAATTTTGTCAAGCCGGGAGGGGTTTTAGTTTATGCAACTTGTACACTGCATCCACAGGAAAACGAAGAGGTTATTTCTAAGTTCTTAGCAGAAAATTCTGATTGGCAAATTGAACATCCCAGCTTTGATTTTCTTAATATTTCTCACCCTGGGTGGTTGAAGGTATGGCCTCATCAACAAGACATGGATGGTTTTTTCATGGTGCGTTTAAGAAAAACCAAGGATTCCGAGTGA
- a CDS encoding TerB family tellurite resistance protein, giving the protein MVSNSHVKNLVKILIGAAWIDGRIQPEERQYLREIAQAKGLATDPEIKPWLYELVPVKPNQCYEWVKEYLGDRPSLEECETLIEAISGLIYSDGEVAIEEAKLLTTLEELSKSHDSTQPIYTPLLKQIQKLYRRWVDVQN; this is encoded by the coding sequence ATGGTTAGTAATTCTCATGTTAAAAATCTAGTTAAAATCCTGATTGGAGCAGCTTGGATTGATGGTAGAATCCAGCCAGAAGAAAGACAATATCTGCGGGAAATAGCTCAGGCTAAGGGTTTAGCCACTGATCCAGAGATTAAACCTTGGTTGTATGAATTAGTACCAGTCAAACCAAATCAATGTTATGAATGGGTGAAAGAATATTTAGGCGATCGCCCTAGTTTAGAAGAATGTGAAACTCTGATTGAAGCTATCAGTGGATTGATTTACAGTGATGGTGAAGTAGCCATTGAAGAAGCTAAACTACTCACCACATTAGAGGAGTTGAGTAAATCCCATGATTCTACTCAACCCATTTACACCCCACTGTTAAAACAGATTCAAAAACTTTACCGCCGCTGGGTGGATGTGCAGAATTAG
- the psb35 gene encoding photosystem II assembly protein Psb35 has translation MNLLLETAAPVAAGNHFPLAFTLVYVVGFIAAVTIGSIAWYNSKRPAGWESKERPDFVPKVDKES, from the coding sequence ATGAATTTATTACTTGAAACAGCAGCACCAGTCGCAGCCGGTAATCATTTTCCATTAGCTTTTACTTTAGTGTATGTAGTTGGTTTTATTGCGGCTGTCACCATCGGTTCAATCGCTTGGTACAACTCAAAACGTCCCGCAGGTTGGGAAAGCAAAGAACGTCCTGATTTTGTACCCAAGGTGGATAAAGAGTCATAG
- a CDS encoding transglycosylase domain-containing protein, with amino-acid sequence MTTLSSGMVARLGRSDKPFYRQFWFWTGLGVVSLGGGIIACNYGISVIDSSLPDKSELNAVIREQTLTIKASDGTVLQQQGEATREQLKLEQIPENLKNAFIASEDRRFQQHNGIDAQGILRAFVNNLRSQDVVEGGSTITQQVARILFLSQEKTLLRKLKELRLAQRMEQELSKDHILERYLNLVYLGSGAYGVADAAWVYFSKSVDQLTLSEMATIAGLAPAPNIYAPNKNPQLAIERRNRVLQRMLDDGVITPEQQQAAIQEPLTVNSNLPRRFQVEFPYFTSYIQQELPKYVQPDVLAAGGLVVETTLNPTWQKAAEAAVAKTLRTQGSWANFQEAALVAIDPRTGEIQAMVGGKDFGKTQFNRVTQAKRQPGSTFKGFVYGAAIATGKSPYDSYVDAPLVIDGYEPKNYNEKFYGSMNLKDALTRSINTIAVKVLIDVGYEPTIKLAQDMGIKSELKPTYSLALGSNEVNLLELTSAYGSFATQGLHTEAHGIRRILNRQGDVIWSADFRPQRALDADSAAIMTWMLRNVVRNGTGGAAQLNDRQVAGKTGTSDEARDLWFIGYIPQVVAGVWLGNDNNRPTNGSSTSAAYTWHEFMETAVEGMPVEKFPERPKLENRKGTIKAQPIKPKKIVNTSVASVASNDQQSDQDDDDSSTKRRRRRRSSYSEVEQQSNYTSRRRRRYRQQEESTSRRRRRFDSQSGNNSGAESSRSRRRNRSQDSNSAPPVNNNSSGSSPSKPSWRERLKPGSSSSSSSSGE; translated from the coding sequence ATGACTACTTTATCATCTGGGATGGTTGCCAGACTTGGTAGGAGTGATAAACCTTTTTATCGGCAGTTTTGGTTTTGGACAGGCTTAGGTGTAGTCAGTTTAGGTGGCGGGATCATTGCCTGTAATTATGGGATTAGTGTAATAGACAGTTCTTTACCGGATAAATCAGAACTGAATGCGGTAATACGAGAGCAAACACTGACTATTAAAGCTAGTGATGGAACTGTTCTCCAGCAGCAAGGAGAAGCAACCAGAGAACAGCTAAAGCTGGAACAAATACCAGAGAACTTAAAGAACGCTTTTATCGCTTCAGAAGACAGAAGATTTCAACAGCACAATGGGATAGATGCTCAAGGTATTCTCAGAGCATTTGTGAATAATTTGCGATCGCAAGATGTGGTAGAAGGTGGTAGCACTATTACCCAACAAGTTGCCCGCATACTGTTTCTCAGTCAGGAAAAAACCCTGTTACGCAAACTCAAGGAACTGCGTCTGGCTCAGAGAATGGAGCAAGAACTCAGTAAAGACCACATTTTAGAGCGTTACCTGAATTTAGTCTATTTGGGTTCTGGTGCTTATGGTGTAGCAGATGCCGCTTGGGTATACTTTAGTAAATCCGTGGATCAACTGACTTTATCAGAAATGGCCACCATTGCTGGACTTGCTCCTGCTCCCAACATTTACGCCCCAAATAAAAATCCTCAATTAGCTATAGAAAGGCGAAATCGGGTGTTACAAAGAATGTTGGACGATGGCGTAATTACACCAGAGCAACAGCAAGCAGCTATTCAAGAACCACTCACAGTAAATAGCAATTTACCCAGACGCTTTCAAGTTGAGTTTCCTTACTTTACTTCCTACATTCAGCAGGAATTACCAAAATATGTTCAGCCTGATGTGTTAGCAGCAGGAGGGTTAGTAGTAGAAACTACCTTAAACCCAACTTGGCAAAAGGCGGCAGAAGCAGCAGTGGCTAAAACTCTGAGAACTCAAGGTAGTTGGGCAAATTTTCAAGAAGCCGCTTTAGTAGCTATTGATCCCCGCACCGGGGAAATTCAAGCAATGGTAGGAGGTAAGGATTTTGGTAAAACCCAGTTTAATCGTGTAACTCAAGCAAAAAGACAACCAGGATCAACATTTAAAGGTTTTGTCTATGGGGCGGCGATCGCTACAGGAAAAAGTCCCTATGATAGCTACGTAGATGCACCATTAGTCATTGATGGTTATGAACCAAAAAACTACAATGAAAAATTCTATGGCTCAATGAATCTCAAAGATGCTCTTACCCGTTCTATTAATACAATTGCAGTCAAGGTATTAATAGATGTGGGATATGAGCCAACCATTAAACTAGCACAGGATATGGGGATTAAATCGGAACTCAAGCCTACCTACTCTTTAGCACTTGGTTCTAACGAAGTCAATCTCCTAGAATTAACCAGTGCTTATGGTTCTTTTGCTACCCAAGGTTTACATACAGAAGCGCATGGAATTCGTCGCATCCTCAACCGTCAGGGTGATGTGATTTGGTCCGCTGATTTCCGACCTCAACGGGCTTTAGATGCCGATAGCGCCGCCATCATGACTTGGATGCTACGGAATGTAGTCAGAAATGGTACTGGTGGGGCTGCCCAATTAAATGATAGACAGGTAGCAGGGAAAACTGGTACATCTGACGAAGCCCGTGATTTGTGGTTTATAGGCTATATTCCCCAAGTAGTTGCCGGAGTTTGGCTAGGTAATGACAATAACCGCCCTACTAATGGTAGTAGCACCAGCGCCGCTTATACTTGGCATGAATTTATGGAAACAGCAGTAGAAGGAATGCCAGTAGAAAAGTTTCCTGAACGACCTAAATTAGAAAATCGCAAAGGTACGATCAAAGCCCAACCCATCAAACCGAAAAAAATTGTTAATACTTCCGTTGCATCTGTTGCATCTAATGATCAACAATCAGATCAGGATGATGATGATTCATCAACCAAACGCAGACGCAGACGCAGAAGCTCTTATTCTGAAGTAGAACAGCAATCAAACTACACTTCAAGACGTAGACGACGTTACCGACAACAAGAAGAGTCCACTTCCAGAAGACGGAGGCGCTTTGATTCTCAATCAGGGAATAATTCTGGTGCAGAATCATCTCGTTCTAGAAGACGAAACCGCAGCCAAGATTCAAATTCTGCTCCCCCTGTAAACAATAATTCCTCTGGATCTTCCCCGTCCAAACCTTCCTGGAGAGAACGCCTTAAACCTGGTTCTTCATCTTCTTCTTCCTCCTCTGGTGAGTAA
- the folK gene encoding 2-amino-4-hydroxy-6-hydroxymethyldihydropteridine diphosphokinase, producing the protein MSKKFARSAIALGSNMGDPQRTLAAALETLAQTPGIILEAKSSWYRTKAVGPPQPDYLNTCAILQLEMSPQALLTSLLAIEQKFGRVRREYWGPRTLDLDLLLYDDLILNEPNLQIPHPRMHERAFVLVPLAEIAPDWREPVSGCTIRNLLQEVDRSDVHLVKDE; encoded by the coding sequence ATGTCTAAAAAATTCGCCAGAAGTGCGATCGCTCTCGGCAGTAATATGGGTGATCCCCAAAGAACTTTAGCAGCCGCTTTAGAGACTTTAGCCCAAACTCCTGGTATTATTCTCGAAGCAAAATCCAGTTGGTATAGAACCAAAGCCGTAGGACCGCCACAGCCAGATTATTTAAATACCTGTGCCATATTGCAATTAGAAATGTCTCCACAAGCTTTATTAACCAGCTTGTTAGCAATTGAACAAAAATTTGGTCGTGTGCGTCGAGAATATTGGGGACCAAGAACCCTGGATTTGGATTTATTGTTGTATGATGACTTAATCTTAAATGAGCCAAATCTTCAGATCCCCCATCCCCGGATGCACGAGCGAGCTTTTGTCCTAGTCCCATTGGCAGAAATTGCCCCAGATTGGAGAGAACCAGTATCTGGTTGTACAATTCGGAATCTGCTGCAAGAAGTAGACCGTTCTGATGTACACTTAGTGAAAGATGAATAA
- a CDS encoding NUDIX hydrolase has protein sequence MPLGRELPQLLKQRLFHKGRKFDFEVNRLRLPNKSEGEWECIRHPGGALALPVTDDGKLILVRQYRFAVQGRLLEFPAGTVEPNEEPLETVKREIQEETGYRAHKWDKLGEFFLAPGYSDEIIYAFLARDLEKLETPPQQEEDEDIETVFLTPEQLETAIREGEPVDAKTIASFFLARSLLM, from the coding sequence ATGCCACTAGGTAGAGAATTACCACAGCTACTCAAGCAACGTTTGTTTCATAAAGGGCGCAAGTTTGACTTTGAAGTGAATCGTTTGCGTTTACCTAATAAATCTGAAGGAGAATGGGAGTGTATTCGTCATCCTGGTGGCGCTCTGGCTCTTCCTGTTACCGACGATGGTAAGCTGATTCTTGTCCGTCAGTATCGTTTTGCAGTTCAAGGTAGGTTGTTAGAATTTCCCGCAGGAACGGTAGAACCTAATGAAGAACCCTTGGAAACAGTGAAAAGGGAAATACAAGAAGAAACTGGCTACCGCGCTCATAAGTGGGATAAACTAGGAGAGTTTTTCTTAGCTCCTGGCTATTCTGATGAAATTATCTATGCTTTTTTGGCTAGAGATTTGGAAAAGCTGGAAACTCCCCCACAGCAAGAAGAAGATGAAGATATCGAAACTGTATTTTTGACTCCTGAACAACTAGAAACAGCTATTCGTGAAGGAGAACCTGTAGATGCAAAAACTATAGCTAGTTTTTTCTTAGCCCGTTCTTTGTTGATGTAA
- a CDS encoding phosphate ABC transporter ATP-binding protein, whose protein sequence is MSKIIPAIRVKNFNFYYGHQKIIEDVSMDIPQNKITAIMGPSGCGKSTFLKSLNRMIELEGEVQVEGKIEFFSQNIYGRRVNLNRLRRQITLIYGKPNLFPMSIYDNVTYGVKLIGWHPKAELDEIVESALKAAELWEELKNKLHKSALELSFGQQQRLCIARALAVKPQVLLMDELCAGLDPISTMKIEELIECLRSELTIVFVSHNIQQVSRLSDFTALFYYNENHIGQLLEFAPTKKLITHNFDYRLRDYVSGRFH, encoded by the coding sequence ATGAGTAAAATAATTCCTGCCATCCGAGTTAAAAATTTTAACTTTTATTACGGACATCAAAAAATCATTGAAGATGTCTCAATGGATATTCCCCAAAATAAAATTACCGCGATTATGGGACCTAGCGGTTGTGGTAAGTCCACATTTTTGAAATCTCTCAATCGCATGATTGAACTAGAAGGAGAAGTACAAGTTGAAGGGAAAATAGAATTTTTTAGTCAAAATATTTATGGTCGTCGTGTCAACTTAAATCGCCTACGTCGTCAAATTACTTTAATTTATGGTAAACCAAATCTTTTTCCCATGAGTATTTATGATAATGTAACTTATGGAGTAAAATTAATCGGATGGCATCCCAAAGCCGAATTAGATGAAATTGTCGAGTCAGCACTAAAAGCTGCCGAACTCTGGGAAGAACTCAAAAATAAACTTCATAAATCGGCTTTAGAATTATCCTTTGGACAACAACAAAGGTTGTGTATTGCCCGTGCTTTAGCAGTTAAACCGCAAGTCCTCCTCATGGATGAACTTTGTGCAGGACTTGATCCCATTTCTACGATGAAAATTGAGGAACTTATCGAATGTTTGCGTTCTGAATTAACAATTGTATTTGTCTCTCACAACATCCAACAAGTTTCTCGTTTATCAGATTTCACAGCTTTATTCTACTACAATGAAAATCATATTGGGCAGTTACTAGAATTTGCACCTACCAAGAAACTGATAACCCATAACTTTGATTATCGCTTGCGAGATTATGTTTCTGGACGTTTCCACTAA
- a CDS encoding tetratricopeptide repeat protein gives MVRRLSCMVTTIIVWHLCSFVTLAQNKKPEQMRWFPPSPLEMTKPDPLVRSSWKKQPLTTEELQQLETALDELNQEATRTFQRGDKTAAFDIWNRELRLRRFLGSLAQVQVLSRVGAIAWQENEREQVMYITQRLQEIEKQMLKEKSTDLQLWRSLGEAYQNVRIPKLAVGAYEQILTLVREQKDVNTELATLNTLGELHLSWFDYSQAAKTYEELLNFATNRGDRNNELAYLQQLAYIYEQGKQPRQAINVLNKLAAIYNRNKNLTQVPALKIKIAENYQSLIRENPNFLQEAFNNYQEAYVIAWKLEQYVAASEALQKLIRLYRSQNQINEALQASRILLETETLATNFYGLMQTYDQMGEMYLEKKEEGKALAAFEKGLEIARQLKHQETYFAQKIEALLQ, from the coding sequence ATGGTAAGACGTTTGAGTTGTATGGTTACTACTATTATTGTCTGGCATCTGTGCAGTTTTGTCACACTGGCACAAAATAAAAAACCAGAACAAATGAGGTGGTTTCCTCCGAGTCCTTTGGAAATGACTAAACCTGATCCTCTGGTGAGGAGTTCATGGAAAAAACAACCTTTAACTACTGAGGAATTGCAACAGTTGGAAACTGCACTGGATGAGTTAAACCAAGAAGCGACAAGGACTTTTCAAAGGGGAGATAAAACCGCTGCTTTTGATATTTGGAATAGAGAATTACGACTGCGGCGCTTTTTAGGTTCTTTAGCCCAGGTGCAAGTGTTATCTAGGGTGGGGGCGATCGCGTGGCAGGAAAATGAGCGTGAACAGGTAATGTATATTACCCAGCGGTTGCAAGAGATTGAAAAACAGATGTTAAAAGAGAAAAGTACAGATTTGCAATTATGGCGATCGCTTGGTGAAGCTTACCAAAATGTGCGTATTCCCAAATTAGCTGTAGGTGCTTACGAGCAGATTTTAACATTGGTGAGAGAACAAAAAGATGTTAATACTGAATTAGCAACTTTAAATACTCTAGGGGAATTACATTTAAGTTGGTTTGATTATTCTCAAGCTGCTAAAACTTACGAAGAATTGCTAAATTTTGCTACTAACAGAGGTGATAGGAACAATGAATTAGCATATTTACAACAACTAGCTTATATTTATGAACAGGGGAAACAACCCCGACAAGCGATCAATGTTTTGAATAAGTTAGCGGCAATTTATAATAGAAATAAGAATCTTACTCAAGTGCCGGCTTTAAAAATCAAAATAGCAGAAAATTATCAATCTTTGATCAGAGAAAATCCCAATTTTCTGCAAGAAGCTTTTAATAATTATCAAGAAGCTTATGTTATTGCTTGGAAATTAGAACAGTATGTGGCGGCGAGTGAAGCTTTGCAGAAGTTAATTAGGTTGTATCGTTCCCAAAATCAAATTAATGAAGCTTTGCAAGCTAGTAGAATTTTGTTAGAAACTGAAACATTAGCAACCAATTTTTATGGTTTGATGCAAACTTATGATCAAATGGGAGAAATGTATTTAGAAAAGAAAGAAGAGGGAAAAGCATTAGCAGCGTTTGAAAAGGGATTAGAAATAGCGCGACAACTGAAACATCAAGAGACATATTTTGCTCAGAAGATTGAGGCATTATTGCAATAG
- a CDS encoding AbrB family transcriptional regulator encodes MNDNMNVFQSNVSYLPTIAKTVALLFAASVAGFLFDWLHTPLGWLIGPLVVGIIYTMNQESSQPMSPAFSMIAQAVLGISVATQFSWDSVSMMSTYAIPLLICIAITSSASIFKGYLLSRLAGLDWTTGLLASIPCIIPSLITLSEEVGADTIAVTILQYLRSLLIIVVVPIGVSLLVPSADADFPRQAIATLPATSIAIPMSLNLFIVVVCSGLGVWLGSQIRFPASLFFGPLFVGLVACSVLPYNIQVPDNIFNSALVLIGFATGLQFNFQGLRPLVKAVLIEVVLALLLILLCAVVGYEFHLVTNIDTITAILGSMPTGTQAMVASTLEFGGDTSLVVSMHLTRMFIILGLRSLLVTPLIKHQLSVTTEPSKGFTP; translated from the coding sequence ATGAATGACAATATGAACGTTTTCCAAAGTAATGTTTCATATCTTCCCACAATTGCGAAGACTGTCGCGTTGCTATTTGCAGCGAGTGTTGCGGGTTTTTTGTTTGACTGGCTGCATACCCCCCTGGGCTGGCTGATCGGTCCCTTGGTTGTGGGGATTATCTATACCATGAATCAAGAAAGTTCTCAACCGATGTCTCCAGCCTTTTCAATGATTGCACAGGCTGTGCTAGGTATTTCGGTTGCTACCCAATTCTCCTGGGATAGCGTGAGTATGATGTCAACCTATGCAATACCGTTACTCATTTGTATTGCCATCACAAGTAGTGCAAGTATTTTCAAGGGATATCTTCTGAGTCGTTTAGCTGGACTGGATTGGACAACTGGGCTTTTAGCATCTATCCCCTGCATTATCCCTAGTCTGATTACCTTAAGTGAGGAAGTTGGTGCTGATACGATCGCCGTGACAATTCTTCAGTACCTGCGAAGTTTATTGATTATTGTGGTAGTTCCAATTGGAGTTAGTTTACTTGTTCCCAGTGCTGATGCCGATTTCCCAAGACAGGCGATCGCTACACTGCCTGCAACGAGTATAGCAATACCCATGTCTTTGAATTTATTCATCGTTGTTGTATGCAGCGGCTTAGGTGTCTGGTTAGGTAGCCAAATCCGCTTTCCGGCTTCCCTATTTTTCGGACCTTTATTTGTAGGATTGGTTGCCTGTTCGGTACTGCCGTACAATATACAAGTTCCCGATAATATCTTCAACAGCGCGTTGGTACTTATTGGTTTTGCTACAGGTTTACAGTTCAACTTCCAAGGTCTTCGTCCACTGGTGAAAGCAGTTTTGATTGAAGTTGTTCTGGCGCTGTTGCTGATTCTACTTTGCGCGGTAGTCGGATACGAGTTTCATTTAGTTACAAACATTGATACTATAACCGCTATACTCGGCTCAATGCCCACAGGAACACAGGCAATGGTCGCCAGCACCCTTGAGTTTGGTGGTGATACCAGCCTGGTTGTGTCAATGCATCTGACTAGAATGTTTATTATTCTGGGACTACGTTCACTGCTAGTTACTCCCCTGATTAAACATCAGCTATCTGTGACAACCGAACCAAGCAAGGGTTTCACACCTTGA
- a CDS encoding LLM class flavin-dependent oxidoreductase, whose protein sequence is MEKRLRFHWSLSQAGDTFRKSKSLNTQSGVANIDAQIALCQRAEECGIDSMLMAIGFTRPDPMLLSLMLAQKLEKIKFMVAVRPGLISPTLFVQQINTLSCLVNGRVHINVVSGRSPQEHKYYGDFLNHDQRYQRTAEFLAICNAFWQQEGEVNFKGNFYEIEKGKINTPFISPETSYPEIFLGGNSDSAAEIAGKYADCLWRFPDAPEKLQPQIQTVLEQGKEVGLLVSLITRPTQEEAIAAAQTLVERFEDKTKEVVREFHKQSDSEGFKSVFALSQNEQSHWITPYLWTGAVPYLGAPAITLVGSYENIAKAMMEYKAIDISQYLFMGWPDIEEMTHFAQGVKPLLGSVVTDS, encoded by the coding sequence ATGGAAAAGCGTTTAAGATTCCATTGGAGTCTTTCCCAAGCAGGAGATACATTTAGAAAATCTAAATCCTTAAATACTCAATCTGGTGTTGCCAACATTGACGCTCAAATTGCCTTGTGCCAACGAGCCGAAGAGTGCGGGATTGATTCTATGCTCATGGCAATTGGCTTTACTCGACCCGATCCAATGCTGCTTTCACTAATGCTTGCTCAAAAGCTCGAAAAGATTAAATTTATGGTCGCTGTCAGACCGGGTTTGATTTCTCCCACTTTATTTGTGCAACAAATCAATACTTTATCTTGCTTGGTTAATGGCAGAGTACATATCAATGTAGTTAGCGGACGCTCTCCTCAAGAACATAAATATTATGGTGACTTTTTAAACCATGATCAAAGATATCAAAGAACAGCAGAGTTTCTAGCTATATGCAATGCTTTTTGGCAGCAAGAAGGAGAGGTTAATTTTAAGGGAAACTTCTATGAAATTGAAAAAGGTAAAATCAATACTCCCTTTATTTCACCAGAAACAAGTTACCCGGAAATTTTTCTAGGCGGCAACTCAGATAGTGCTGCGGAAATCGCTGGTAAATATGCTGATTGTCTTTGGCGTTTTCCTGATGCTCCAGAGAAACTTCAACCCCAAATTCAAACAGTATTGGAGCAAGGCAAAGAAGTTGGCTTATTAGTTTCGTTAATTACTCGTCCAACTCAAGAAGAGGCCATAGCTGCCGCTCAAACCCTCGTAGAAAGATTTGAAGATAAAACAAAAGAAGTGGTGAGAGAATTTCACAAACAATCGGATTCTGAGGGATTCAAATCTGTATTTGCTTTGTCCCAAAATGAGCAGTCGCACTGGATAACTCCTTATTTATGGACTGGTGCTGTTCCTTATCTTGGCGCTCCCGCGATCACTTTAGTAGGTTCTTATGAAAATATTGCTAAAGCAATGATGGAGTACAAAGCTATTGATATTAGTCAATATCTCTTTATGGGTTGGCCAGATATTGAAGAAATGACTCATTTTGCTCAAGGTGTGAAACCCTTGCTTGGTTCGGTTGTCACAGATAGCTGA